The proteins below are encoded in one region of Amycolatopsis magusensis:
- a CDS encoding response regulator, translating to MIRVLVADDQALVRTGFRMILENAEDMEVIGEAGDGAEAAAMALELQPHVVLMDIRMPGVDGVDGTRRICTGDSATRVLVLTTFDLDEYVYAALRAGASGFLLKDTLAPDLLSAIRVVARGDAVVAPSVTRRLLERHVGAGAEPLATSANLDVLTDREREVLGLIARGLSNSEIAGRLYLTEGTVKTHVSRVLAKLGLRDRVQAVVHAYESGLVRAGATKRP from the coding sequence ATGATCCGCGTACTCGTCGCTGACGACCAGGCCCTCGTCCGCACCGGCTTCCGCATGATCCTCGAGAACGCCGAGGACATGGAGGTGATCGGCGAGGCAGGTGACGGCGCGGAAGCCGCGGCGATGGCGCTCGAACTGCAACCGCACGTCGTGCTGATGGACATCCGGATGCCCGGCGTCGACGGCGTCGACGGCACCCGCCGGATCTGCACCGGTGACAGTGCTACGCGGGTGCTGGTACTGACCACCTTCGACCTCGACGAATACGTCTACGCCGCCCTGCGCGCCGGTGCCAGCGGTTTCTTGCTCAAGGACACCCTCGCACCCGACCTGCTCTCGGCCATCCGTGTGGTCGCACGCGGCGACGCGGTCGTCGCACCCAGCGTGACCCGCCGGCTGCTCGAACGGCACGTCGGCGCCGGAGCCGAGCCGCTCGCGACGAGCGCGAACCTGGACGTCCTGACCGATCGCGAACGCGAGGTGCTGGGGCTCATCGCCCGCGGCCTGTCCAACAGCGAGATCGCCGGTCGCCTCTACCTGACCGAGGGCACCGTCAAAACACACGTCAGCCGGGTACTGGCCAAACTCGGCCTGCGCGACCGGGTGCAAGCCGTCGTCCACGCCTACGAAAGCGGCCTGGTACGCGCCGGAGCCACCAAGCGGCCCTGA
- a CDS encoding IclR family transcriptional regulator, whose amino-acid sequence MAAGEDGGEKPSGVQSIDRAVAILTAFSRARPVAGISELAKHTGLSRGTTHRLVSALTSHGMLAQVPGSSAYSLGPRLLGLSEAARDQLSLDVQARPVMTWLRDQTGETVGLHILDAVPSRRTIAQVESLQALRRTYTDLGAEKPPHQGAPGKVLLAHAPADVLNGVLDRLRGSEPEVGTRLGDELARVRVDGYAISLEERVKGVVAVAVPVRDHTGSVAAALSVSIPAVRAGRDDLIALTPTLLKAAATLAARLGHDD is encoded by the coding sequence GTGGCAGCAGGAGAAGACGGCGGCGAGAAGCCGTCAGGAGTGCAGTCGATCGACCGCGCGGTGGCGATCCTGACCGCTTTCTCCCGCGCCCGGCCGGTGGCCGGGATCAGCGAGCTGGCCAAGCACACGGGACTGTCCCGCGGCACGACGCACCGGCTGGTCAGTGCGCTGACCTCGCACGGCATGCTCGCGCAGGTCCCCGGATCCAGCGCCTACTCGCTCGGCCCTCGGCTGCTCGGCCTGTCCGAGGCGGCGCGCGACCAGCTGTCGCTGGACGTGCAGGCCCGGCCGGTAATGACGTGGCTGCGGGACCAGACCGGCGAAACGGTGGGACTGCACATCCTCGACGCGGTGCCCAGCAGGCGCACGATCGCGCAGGTCGAATCGCTGCAGGCGTTGCGCCGCACCTACACCGACCTGGGCGCCGAGAAGCCACCGCACCAGGGCGCGCCGGGCAAGGTGCTACTGGCCCACGCACCGGCCGACGTGCTCAACGGAGTGCTCGACCGCTTGCGCGGCTCCGAACCCGAGGTCGGCACACGCCTCGGCGACGAACTGGCCCGCGTCCGCGTGGACGGATACGCGATTTCACTCGAAGAACGCGTCAAGGGCGTGGTCGCGGTCGCGGTGCCGGTGCGGGACCACACCGGCTCGGTTGCCGCCGCGCTGTCGGTGTCCATCCCCGCGGTCCGCGCCGGGCGGGACGACCTGATCGCGCTGACACCGACACTGCTCAAGGCTGCGGCCACCCTTGCCGCACGCCTAGGACACGACGACTGA
- a CDS encoding SLC13 family permease, with protein METQARNDAAPEDTATDRQERFDTIRGRAGLVLGPLAFGLVLLAAGGLPWPQRALAAVLVLVIAWWVTEAIPLAVTAVFAIVLCVFLGVADEDTVFGAFGNDTIFTFLGGFVIARAMTVHGLDRRIALRVLSVGAIVSSPARTVIAFGAMAMVISAFISNTATVAMLFPIGIGIIGAVNAINREKDGRDLRHSRWSTALMLMIAYGASIGGLLTPIGAPHQLIGRDLIEEQTGRTINFVQWVLTFAPIVLVMFVVLCVVLLWLNGPEVRELEGAAEYVAAQRAELGGFSRGEANTCVAFALAVLLWTAPGIGSLILGDDNGFVELMHEHLTEGVAAIFAATALFLLPLRRERGSAARRPATLSWAEAVKIDWGVILLFGAGTVIGSLSSKTGLAGTLGSALAEHLGVSSLTAITILAAVTGLIISETTSNTASAGIVVPIVVPIAVAVGVNPLIPGLVATAAAGYGFMLPVSTPPNAIVYGSGMVPMTRMLRSGAVFDVLGVAILVTGVLLMSQIVGF; from the coding sequence ATGGAAACGCAGGCCCGCAACGACGCGGCACCGGAAGACACCGCCACCGACCGCCAGGAACGCTTCGACACCATCCGCGGCCGCGCGGGGCTGGTCCTCGGCCCGCTGGCCTTCGGGCTGGTCCTGCTGGCCGCGGGCGGGCTCCCGTGGCCACAACGGGCACTGGCCGCGGTGCTCGTACTGGTCATCGCCTGGTGGGTCACCGAAGCCATCCCACTCGCCGTCACCGCCGTCTTCGCGATCGTGCTGTGCGTCTTCCTCGGCGTCGCCGACGAGGACACGGTGTTCGGCGCATTCGGCAACGACACGATCTTCACCTTCCTCGGCGGGTTCGTGATCGCCCGCGCGATGACCGTGCACGGGCTCGACCGGCGCATCGCGCTGCGCGTGCTGTCCGTGGGCGCGATCGTCAGCTCCCCAGCGCGCACGGTGATCGCGTTCGGCGCGATGGCCATGGTGATCTCGGCGTTCATCTCGAACACGGCCACGGTCGCGATGCTGTTCCCGATCGGCATCGGCATCATCGGTGCCGTCAACGCGATCAACCGCGAGAAGGACGGCCGCGACCTGCGACACTCACGCTGGTCCACCGCACTGATGCTGATGATCGCCTACGGTGCCTCGATCGGCGGCCTGCTCACCCCGATCGGCGCGCCGCACCAGCTCATCGGTCGCGACCTAATCGAGGAGCAGACCGGGCGCACGATCAACTTCGTGCAGTGGGTGCTGACGTTCGCGCCGATCGTGCTGGTCATGTTCGTGGTGCTGTGCGTGGTGCTGCTCTGGCTGAACGGCCCGGAGGTGCGCGAACTGGAGGGCGCGGCCGAATACGTGGCGGCCCAGCGCGCCGAGCTCGGCGGCTTCTCACGGGGTGAGGCGAATACCTGCGTGGCGTTCGCGCTCGCGGTCCTGCTGTGGACCGCACCCGGCATCGGCAGCCTGATCCTGGGCGACGACAACGGTTTCGTCGAGCTGATGCATGAGCACCTCACCGAGGGCGTCGCGGCGATCTTCGCGGCCACCGCGTTGTTCCTGTTGCCGTTGCGGCGTGAGCGAGGTTCGGCGGCCCGCCGGCCGGCGACACTCAGCTGGGCCGAGGCGGTCAAGATCGACTGGGGCGTGATCCTGCTCTTCGGTGCGGGCACGGTGATCGGGTCGCTGTCGTCGAAGACCGGCCTCGCCGGCACGCTCGGCTCCGCGCTCGCCGAGCACCTCGGGGTGTCCTCGCTGACCGCGATCACCATCCTCGCCGCGGTCACCGGGCTGATCATCTCCGAGACCACCAGCAACACCGCCAGCGCCGGCATCGTGGTGCCGATCGTGGTGCCGATCGCCGTCGCGGTCGGGGTGAACCCGCTCATCCCCGGGCTCGTGGCGACCGCGGCCGCCGGGTACGGGTTCATGCTGCCCGTGTCGACGCCGCCGAACGCGATCGTCTACGGCTCCGGAATGGTCCCGATGACCAGGATGCTGCGCAGCGGCGCGGTGTTCGACGTGCTCGGCGTGGCGATCCTCGTCACCGGTGTCCTGCTCATGTCCCAGATCGTCGGTTTCTGA